Proteins from a single region of Candidatus Thermoplasmatota archaeon:
- a CDS encoding ornithine cyclodeaminase family protein (cyclodeaminase): protein MNAGKDILVLTKEEIETVLTIEDAIEAVEDGFKAYNSGKAVVPFPVALQVPDHNGDIHIKPGYIKGYDTYTIKIASGFYDNPKLNLPTSHGMLLLFDSKTGFPLCFEIDRCYLTDLRTAAAGAVAARALAKKSVSKVAVIGTGTQARMQIEALSKVRKFDELRVWGRSPEHVSKYVADMEKILKARIVPARIAEEAVVGSEIVVTATMTSTPIVKASWIGRGTHITAMGSDSPEKQELETAVLGKADKIVVDSLKQCASLGEVHHALEDGTITEKDVHAELGEVLLGMKKGRESDEEITVCDLTGIAVQDVVTSQLVYDRALKKRIGSRVKA, encoded by the coding sequence ATGAACGCAGGCAAGGACATTTTGGTGCTGACCAAGGAGGAGATTGAAACCGTTCTCACGATCGAGGACGCCATCGAGGCGGTAGAGGACGGGTTCAAGGCATACAATTCCGGAAAGGCCGTCGTGCCGTTCCCAGTCGCGCTCCAGGTTCCAGACCACAACGGAGACATACACATCAAGCCCGGATACATCAAGGGCTACGACACATACACGATCAAGATCGCATCAGGATTCTACGACAATCCCAAACTAAACCTGCCCACGAGCCACGGGATGCTCTTGCTCTTCGATTCGAAGACCGGGTTCCCCCTGTGCTTCGAGATCGACAGATGCTACCTCACGGATCTCAGGACCGCAGCTGCAGGCGCCGTCGCTGCACGCGCGCTCGCAAAGAAGTCGGTGAGCAAGGTCGCGGTCATAGGCACCGGCACTCAGGCAAGGATGCAGATCGAGGCTCTGAGCAAGGTCCGCAAGTTCGACGAGCTCAGGGTTTGGGGGAGGAGCCCGGAGCACGTCTCGAAGTATGTGGCAGATATGGAGAAGATCCTGAAGGCGAGAATCGTCCCTGCGCGAATTGCCGAGGAGGCCGTCGTCGGGAGCGAGATCGTCGTGACGGCGACCATGACCTCCACGCCGATCGTCAAGGCCTCGTGGATAGGCAGGGGGACGCACATAACCGCCATGGGCTCTGATTCTCCGGAGAAGCAGGAGCTTGAGACGGCCGTTCTGGGAAAGGCGGACAAGATCGTCGTCGACAGCCTCAAGCAGTGCGCCAGCTTGGGGGAGGTGCACCATGCTCTCGAGGACGGCACGATAACGGAGAAGGACGTGCACGCGGAGCTGGGGGAGGTACTTCTTGGTATGAAGAAAGGCAGGGAGAGCGACGAGGAGATCACCGTATGCGACCTTACGGGAATCGCGGTCCAGGACGTTGTCACGTCACAGCTCGTCTATGACCGCGCTCTGAAGAAGAGGATAGGCTCCAGAGTCAAAGCGTAG
- a CDS encoding zinc ribbon domain-containing protein, translated as MTSVQMYTDMSGFSASVRPMTDSERKAAVGTLRPLRNNARGMAAFSILMAVMINFVTDPIAMIVPIFFALASLGMAAQARKGVGRMSKMLATGTVTEVRMVPKRMNMGRGWELGMFSAARSRVLNGVLVEGVPASLTVLPETKHLLAVNGTPLRRPVQLMSAPGAVMPIAPLTVQQAPIAAPMPVDEELPPPPDDWVERSCPKCGQKNASNALFCEKCGMRIEK; from the coding sequence ATGACTTCCGTTCAGATGTACACCGATATGTCTGGGTTCTCAGCCTCCGTGCGCCCGATGACGGATTCCGAGAGGAAAGCTGCGGTGGGCACCTTGAGGCCTCTGAGGAACAACGCTCGAGGCATGGCCGCCTTCTCGATTCTGATGGCGGTGATGATCAACTTCGTGACCGATCCAATCGCCATGATCGTGCCGATATTCTTCGCCCTCGCAAGCCTGGGTATGGCGGCCCAGGCCAGGAAGGGCGTAGGAAGAATGAGCAAGATGCTCGCGACCGGCACCGTCACCGAGGTGCGGATGGTGCCCAAGAGGATGAACATGGGTAGGGGCTGGGAACTCGGAATGTTCTCCGCCGCGAGGAGCAGAGTGCTCAACGGTGTGCTCGTTGAAGGCGTTCCAGCGTCGTTGACGGTGCTTCCGGAGACGAAGCACTTGCTAGCGGTGAACGGGACGCCCTTGCGCAGGCCGGTCCAGCTCATGTCGGCTCCGGGCGCCGTGATGCCTATCGCCCCTTTGACAGTCCAGCAGGCCCCAATCGCCGCGCCGATGCCTGTCGACGAAGAGCTGCCCCCGCCCCCGGATGACTGGGTTGAGAGATCCTGCCCAAAGTGTGGCCAAAAGAACGCGAGCAATGCGCTCTTCTGTGAGAAGTGCGGGATGCGTATCGAGAAGTAG
- a CDS encoding flavodoxin domain-containing protein, protein MMKGAVVYDSVYGNTKLVAEAIAEQIRADGHSAELLNLRADRRRQIDADFVFIGGPTRMKKMTRNVKGFINRLDKSHWSTRPLVAFDTYGPLGKTEEERKKGEKWINPGAVGGIQALASKMGLKVHPASLRCAVTDMKGPLEPTALEHARKFTHEFAMSLGT, encoded by the coding sequence ATGATGAAAGGTGCAGTTGTTTACGACAGCGTGTATGGAAACACGAAACTGGTTGCGGAGGCGATTGCGGAGCAGATCAGGGCTGACGGGCACTCGGCCGAGCTCCTGAACCTAAGAGCAGACAGGCGCAGGCAGATCGATGCGGATTTCGTGTTCATCGGTGGTCCCACGAGGATGAAGAAGATGACGAGGAATGTGAAGGGGTTCATCAACAGGCTGGACAAGAGCCACTGGAGCACGAGGCCTTTGGTCGCGTTCGATACCTATGGCCCTCTCGGGAAGACGGAGGAGGAGAGAAAGAAAGGGGAGAAGTGGATAAATCCCGGAGCAGTCGGAGGTATCCAGGCCCTCGCGAGCAAGATGGGGCTGAAGGTACACCCCGCCTCCCTCAGGTGCGCAGTGACGGACATGAAAGGACCGCTCGAACCCACCGCACTAGAACACGCCAGAAAGTTCACTCACGAATTCGCCATGTCTCTGGGAACGTAG
- a CDS encoding PKD domain-containing protein, with translation MTKRIAAILICAVMVLVAAAPLALATQDVIKGAKGPRASAVTWEYPPVDYGTWTGHIVNTGLRSLVVDVYDNTGGVLVQISHQRIRFAAYDAYPNGILDTAGTLMAAGHVYSITVTPNGPKGSSCTVDDMFKVAPSVDNPPVAAFTFTVSGLTVNVDASGSSDDKGIVSYTWTWDDGTTTIETDPIASHTYTKPVVVSASALSARSPPGTPHPVFGYTYAADGVTPVNGCLVTITDTGTGESITYTEAPDSNIYSVDLSELQLGWAFGDILKVTATTSTMAGSAEGPITDTLAGYDQIDVILTSTGVTKIVTLTVTDTIGQTSSVSWPVTLTG, from the coding sequence TTGACAAAAAGAATCGCAGCTATTTTGATATGCGCCGTCATGGTGCTCGTCGCTGCGGCCCCGTTGGCTTTGGCCACACAGGATGTAATCAAGGGTGCGAAGGGGCCCAGGGCAAGCGCAGTGACGTGGGAATATCCGCCAGTGGACTATGGCACCTGGACGGGACATATCGTGAACACCGGGCTGAGATCGCTCGTGGTCGACGTCTACGACAACACGGGCGGCGTGCTGGTGCAGATATCGCACCAGAGGATCAGATTCGCGGCCTATGACGCGTACCCGAACGGCATTCTCGACACGGCAGGCACCCTCATGGCTGCTGGCCACGTGTACTCGATAACTGTGACGCCAAACGGCCCGAAGGGCTCGTCATGTACCGTCGATGACATGTTCAAAGTGGCACCATCCGTAGACAATCCGCCAGTAGCGGCGTTCACATTCACTGTGAGCGGACTCACCGTGAATGTCGATGCGTCCGGATCGAGCGATGACAAGGGCATTGTTAGCTATACTTGGACCTGGGACGATGGAACGACAACGATTGAGACCGACCCGATCGCGTCGCACACATACACGAAACCGGTGGTAGTCTCGGCATCCGCTCTTTCGGCAAGATCTCCACCTGGAACACCCCATCCAGTCTTCGGATATACGTATGCCGCTGACGGTGTAACCCCAGTGAACGGCTGTCTAGTGACCATCACGGACACAGGAACAGGGGAATCCATAACCTACACCGAGGCTCCGGACAGCAATATCTATTCAGTCGACCTGAGCGAACTCCAGCTCGGCTGGGCGTTCGGTGACATCCTCAAAGTCACGGCGACGACGAGCACAATGGCCGGATCGGCCGAGGGGCCCATCACGGACACACTGGCAGGGTACGACCAGATAGACGTGATACTGACTTCGACGGGCGTCACTAAGATCGTCACGCTGACCGTGACGGACACGATAGGACAGACCAGCTCGGTGAGCTGGCCGGTGACGCTCACCGGGTGA
- a CDS encoding glycoside hydrolase, whose translation MKSAAVLIVLSLFSPLIAGIGGDQPVARTIAAKPTGTIFGPPVMVNDNTSNDQSAAVIIALPGRELFIAWQDSRSGSENIYVPKPHTNGTTFAPNKKADDANGSSKHIEPAVAATVNGTILLTWQDNRRSVFDYDIYFTKSYDGGATFTKNVKVDDSNSTTITWQERPSIAVTAGGAIFIAWTNDPPPLRVRGAYSIDGGATFSPSKEIAPSADSYGQTGVVLASNGDRIFAAFMDNTTTTGKPHPYVCISTDGGRTFSAPTRLDNTGSDTCWQRGVTIAPMPGGGIVAVWGDYRSGNEDIYASIASSNGTITTSDFRVDDDSTGAYQYDACVATDQLGNIYVAWEDERDGLFAVRYAYRQAGKTQFNASMDVATPGGDDMQRRPSIVATDPGRVFVTWEDDKAGTYDVYSSAGEVPFTLDLVTGWNFVSLPRIGFGYKASTLGLNSGDMVAQWNPATGVYQSYVVGVPVNDFPILPNTGYWISVPSGTRTLSISGSVPAAMQQMNITVPTGGGWAAVGFSLADMTRHAKDIPAMYSIPGSITTVASYNPVTKTYTSWVSVIPELNNFALVPGQAYWIFCRVSGVLTYAVEPVFFPLNLVSGWNFVSAPLVGYGYKASTFGLNSGDTVAQWNPATGMYQSHIVGVPVNDFTIAPSTGYWINVPSGSRTLTLFGSVPNTNQSTTINVPAGGGWAIIGFAGLNTTRHASDIPKMFVGGNLSVITTIASYNPVTKAYTSWLSVIPTVNNFLLVPGQAYWVLCSASGTLTYTP comes from the coding sequence TTGAAGTCCGCTGCGGTTCTTATCGTCTTGTCCCTCTTCTCACCTCTCATTGCAGGCATCGGAGGGGATCAGCCTGTGGCGCGGACGATCGCCGCCAAACCAACCGGCACGATCTTCGGACCGCCCGTCATGGTCAACGATAACACATCGAACGACCAGTCAGCGGCGGTCATCATCGCATTGCCTGGGAGGGAGCTGTTCATAGCATGGCAGGACTCACGCTCGGGCAGTGAGAACATCTACGTCCCGAAGCCCCACACCAACGGAACGACCTTCGCTCCAAACAAGAAGGCCGATGATGCCAACGGTTCATCCAAGCATATAGAGCCTGCGGTTGCCGCCACGGTGAACGGCACCATACTGCTCACATGGCAGGACAACCGCAGAAGCGTGTTCGACTATGACATCTACTTCACGAAGTCGTACGATGGCGGGGCCACGTTCACGAAGAACGTGAAAGTAGATGATTCCAACAGCACCACGATCACGTGGCAGGAACGGCCATCGATAGCGGTAACGGCTGGGGGCGCGATATTCATCGCCTGGACAAACGACCCACCGCCACTGCGAGTGAGAGGAGCCTATTCGATAGATGGCGGCGCGACCTTCTCGCCTAGCAAGGAGATAGCACCCTCAGCCGATTCCTACGGGCAGACTGGAGTGGTCCTCGCGTCCAACGGCGACCGCATTTTCGCGGCGTTCATGGATAACACCACGACCACGGGAAAGCCCCATCCCTACGTTTGCATATCTACTGACGGCGGAAGAACCTTCTCTGCTCCCACCAGACTCGACAACACGGGTAGCGACACTTGTTGGCAGAGGGGCGTTACGATCGCCCCGATGCCCGGCGGCGGGATAGTTGCTGTCTGGGGGGATTACAGGAGCGGCAATGAGGACATTTATGCGTCCATCGCATCCAGTAATGGCACGATTACGACTTCGGACTTCAGGGTGGATGACGACTCGACCGGCGCCTACCAATATGACGCGTGTGTTGCCACGGACCAGCTCGGGAACATCTACGTCGCCTGGGAGGACGAGAGGGATGGCTTGTTCGCGGTCCGCTACGCATACAGACAGGCAGGCAAAACCCAGTTCAATGCAAGCATGGACGTGGCGACGCCCGGGGGCGACGACATGCAGAGAAGGCCGTCAATCGTCGCGACAGATCCCGGCCGCGTATTTGTGACCTGGGAGGACGACAAAGCGGGCACGTACGACGTGTACTCGTCAGCGGGCGAGGTACCCTTCACACTTGACCTCGTGACAGGCTGGAACTTCGTGTCGTTGCCTCGTATCGGCTTTGGTTACAAGGCGAGCACGCTCGGGCTAAACTCGGGTGATATGGTGGCCCAATGGAACCCGGCGACAGGAGTGTATCAGAGCTATGTTGTCGGCGTTCCAGTGAACGACTTTCCCATCCTTCCGAACACTGGCTACTGGATAAGTGTACCAAGTGGGACGAGGACGCTCAGCATCTCCGGAAGTGTTCCTGCCGCAATGCAGCAGATGAACATCACCGTCCCGACGGGTGGCGGCTGGGCAGCCGTAGGCTTCTCATTGGCAGATATGACCAGGCATGCGAAAGACATCCCCGCGATGTATAGCATCCCCGGGAGCATCACGACGGTAGCATCCTACAATCCGGTCACAAAGACATACACGAGCTGGGTCAGCGTCATACCAGAGCTGAACAACTTCGCGCTAGTCCCCGGACAGGCATACTGGATCTTCTGTCGCGTGAGCGGAGTGTTGACTTATGCCGTGGAGCCGGTATTCTTCCCCCTCAACCTCGTGAGCGGTTGGAATTTCGTATCGGCACCCCTTGTGGGCTACGGCTACAAGGCGAGCACGTTCGGCCTGAACTCGGGCGATACGGTGGCCCAATGGAACCCGGCGACAGGAATGTATCAGAGCCACATTGTCGGTGTTCCAGTGAACGACTTCACCATCGCTCCGAGCACCGGCTACTGGATCAACGTGCCGAGTGGATCGAGGACGCTCACTCTCTTTGGAAGCGTCCCGAATACGAATCAATCTACGACAATCAACGTACCGGCGGGTGGCGGATGGGCAATCATAGGCTTCGCGGGGCTCAACACGACCAGGCATGCGAGCGACATCCCTAAGATGTTCGTCGGCGGGAACCTTTCGGTCATTACGACGATAGCATCCTACAATCCAGTCACAAAGGCGTATACCAGCTGGCTCAGCGTCATACCGACCGTGAACAACTTCCTGCTGGTCCCCGGACAGGCATATTGGGTCTTGTGCAGCGCGAGCGGTACGCTCACCTATACTCCGTGA
- a CDS encoding saccharopine dehydrogenase NADP-binding domain-containing protein: MPKEIEVAIFGCGGVGQCIAQDLAKSKLVSRLVLADVNLRGPEFVKKRSKSDKIEIAKADGSNPAEVAKVAERVDILVNGTIPALNLKIMEGCLMGGANYVDMATGDKLFGHPMFEDQEAFDKKYKDAGIFALCSMGIDPGTSDIFAKRAADRMESVDYVKVRDADNSKLEGYEFATYFSPDAMIEECIRDPLYYENGKWKRTPALSTSEVYSFPDPIGPMKVYMTDHEESELVPKFIGKKIKRCDFMITLDETFIKYVEFLKKLGLLSFKPVKIRNMDITPIEVVVATMPRPDDLAGKLKGTTCVLTEVSGKMEGEETVIRTWTYMSHEKAFELSGMHATAYQTAMPVAVAVEMFARGEIDLKGVKPPEAVDPVKFCGYLPDKHIPVFEEIIKRTEG; encoded by the coding sequence ATGCCGAAGGAAATCGAGGTAGCAATATTCGGGTGCGGTGGAGTAGGACAGTGTATTGCGCAGGACCTTGCCAAGAGCAAGCTGGTCTCGCGCTTGGTTCTCGCGGATGTGAACCTCAGGGGTCCTGAGTTTGTCAAGAAGAGATCAAAGAGCGACAAGATCGAGATAGCGAAGGCCGACGGGTCGAACCCGGCCGAGGTCGCCAAGGTCGCTGAACGAGTGGATATACTCGTCAACGGTACCATACCGGCCCTCAACCTGAAGATAATGGAGGGGTGTCTCATGGGCGGAGCGAACTATGTCGACATGGCCACGGGGGACAAGTTGTTCGGTCACCCGATGTTCGAGGACCAGGAGGCCTTCGACAAGAAGTACAAGGATGCCGGGATATTCGCGCTCTGCTCCATGGGCATTGACCCTGGCACATCCGACATCTTCGCGAAGCGTGCGGCTGACAGGATGGAATCGGTCGACTATGTCAAGGTGCGCGACGCCGACAACAGCAAGCTGGAGGGGTACGAGTTCGCAACCTACTTCTCGCCCGACGCGATGATCGAGGAGTGCATCAGGGACCCGCTCTACTACGAGAACGGCAAGTGGAAGCGCACTCCGGCACTGAGCACGAGCGAGGTCTACTCCTTCCCGGACCCTATCGGACCGATGAAGGTCTACATGACGGACCACGAGGAGAGCGAGCTGGTCCCCAAGTTCATCGGCAAGAAGATCAAGAGATGCGACTTCATGATAACGCTTGATGAGACCTTCATCAAGTACGTAGAGTTCCTGAAGAAGCTCGGGCTGCTGTCCTTCAAGCCGGTCAAGATAAGGAACATGGATATCACTCCGATCGAGGTCGTGGTCGCGACGATGCCTAGGCCCGACGACCTCGCGGGAAAGCTCAAGGGCACGACTTGCGTGCTGACGGAGGTGTCGGGCAAGATGGAAGGTGAGGAGACGGTCATCAGGACCTGGACCTACATGTCCCATGAGAAAGCCTTCGAGCTCTCAGGCATGCACGCGACCGCGTATCAGACCGCGATGCCCGTTGCCGTGGCGGTCGAGATGTTCGCCCGAGGAGAGATCGACCTCAAAGGAGTGAAGCCTCCAGAGGCGGTCGATCCCGTCAAGTTCTGCGGATACCTGCCGGACAAGCACATACCTGTCTTTGAGGAGATCATCAAGCGCACGGAAGGGTAG
- a CDS encoding aminotransferase class I/II-fold pyridoxal phosphate-dependent enzyme → MRLLKIELFEMERWQSKFERLVDYELSESGVHALKLSELLGSEKATKEFLETPLGYPQADGTPALRQKIAAMYKGATPENIFVMNGSSEANFVAAWHLFEKGDEAVIMVPNYMQTYGLAKTWGIKIKPLKLREDLDWQFDPEDLKKLVTKKTKAIQVCNPNNPTGAVMAGKQRKALIDAAKDSGAWLLSDEVYLGAEREGPRTETLWGYHDKTLITNGMSKAYGMAGLRIGWLTGTPEAIEAVKPHHDYLTLTPAKLSDHLAQIALEPRRREEILARTRSILQKNYPAVRDWLESHGSMFSHVPPTAGAICYIKYSLKINSWELAERLRIEKSVMIVSGDHFGMDGYMRIGTGPPKDYLLAGLDRVNELLRELKTSNKRK, encoded by the coding sequence GTGAGGCTTTTGAAGATCGAACTCTTCGAGATGGAACGGTGGCAGTCCAAGTTCGAGCGTCTAGTCGATTATGAGCTATCGGAGAGCGGCGTGCACGCCCTCAAGCTCAGCGAACTCCTGGGCAGCGAGAAAGCGACGAAGGAGTTCCTGGAGACCCCTCTCGGATATCCCCAAGCGGACGGCACTCCGGCGCTCAGGCAGAAGATCGCTGCCATGTACAAGGGCGCCACCCCTGAGAACATATTTGTGATGAACGGCTCGTCAGAGGCGAACTTCGTCGCCGCATGGCACTTGTTCGAGAAGGGGGACGAGGCCGTGATCATGGTCCCGAACTACATGCAGACGTATGGGCTCGCTAAGACCTGGGGCATCAAGATCAAGCCTCTGAAGCTGCGCGAGGACCTTGACTGGCAGTTCGACCCCGAAGACCTCAAGAAGCTCGTGACGAAGAAGACCAAGGCAATCCAGGTGTGCAATCCGAACAATCCAACTGGTGCGGTCATGGCGGGGAAGCAGCGCAAGGCGCTGATCGATGCGGCGAAGGATTCAGGCGCGTGGCTGCTCTCGGACGAGGTCTATCTGGGAGCCGAGCGGGAGGGCCCGAGGACTGAGACGCTCTGGGGATACCATGACAAGACCCTGATAACGAACGGCATGAGCAAGGCCTACGGCATGGCAGGGCTGAGGATCGGATGGCTTACAGGGACGCCAGAGGCCATAGAGGCGGTCAAGCCGCACCACGACTACCTCACGCTGACGCCCGCGAAGCTCTCAGACCACTTGGCGCAGATCGCTTTGGAGCCGAGGAGGAGGGAGGAGATACTCGCGCGAACTCGGTCCATCCTGCAGAAGAACTACCCGGCCGTGAGGGATTGGCTCGAATCCCACGGATCGATGTTCTCTCATGTTCCCCCGACTGCGGGCGCGATATGCTACATCAAGTACTCGCTCAAGATCAACTCGTGGGAGCTCGCGGAGCGCCTGAGGATCGAGAAGTCCGTCATGATCGTTTCAGGGGACCACTTCGGAATGGACGGATACATGAGGATAGGGACCGGGCCGCCAAAGGACTATCTGCTTGCTGGTCTGGATAGGGTCAATGAGCTGCTGCGGGAGTTGAAGACGAGCAACAAGAGGAAGTGA
- a CDS encoding 4Fe-4S binding protein, which produces MSAKLKFIQHLEKNGCYASVVCAEHAAELGEEVRSLHEHGLLDDEFYSDYSAPYFVPKMPRSLPNPKSIIVVAVPQPMIRTTFHWKGKELKFIVPPTYHDANKVSWRVRRLLAEGFKPNTYKFVRAILPVKLLAVRSGIALYGRNNITYDPGYGSFHRLTAFYSDYDSPVDNWREKKALPKCDKCKACLKACPTGAIQKDRFLIRAEKCLTYLNEKTSDHKFPGWVDPSAHNAIIGCMICQKACPYNENVVDWFEDRGEFSEEETAYLLGGKFSGERSKKIGRKLKHLGLDLTVFPRNLEVLLAQRHPAVDGRIA; this is translated from the coding sequence ATGAGCGCCAAGTTGAAGTTCATCCAGCATCTCGAGAAGAACGGGTGCTACGCGAGCGTGGTCTGCGCGGAACACGCTGCGGAGCTTGGGGAAGAAGTCCGATCACTGCATGAACACGGACTTCTGGATGACGAGTTCTACAGCGACTATTCAGCTCCCTATTTCGTCCCCAAGATGCCCCGCAGTCTTCCGAACCCCAAATCGATAATCGTGGTCGCTGTCCCGCAGCCGATGATACGCACCACATTCCATTGGAAGGGGAAAGAGCTCAAGTTCATCGTCCCGCCGACATACCATGATGCGAACAAGGTGAGCTGGCGGGTAAGGAGGCTGTTGGCGGAGGGGTTCAAGCCCAATACGTACAAATTCGTAAGAGCCATCCTGCCTGTCAAGCTGCTCGCTGTCAGAAGCGGCATCGCGCTCTACGGCAGGAATAACATCACCTACGACCCGGGGTACGGCAGCTTTCACAGGCTCACGGCATTCTACTCCGACTACGACAGCCCCGTCGATAACTGGCGAGAGAAGAAGGCGTTACCAAAGTGCGACAAGTGCAAGGCATGCCTCAAGGCGTGCCCTACCGGCGCCATCCAGAAGGACAGGTTTCTGATCCGGGCGGAGAAATGCCTTACATACCTGAACGAGAAGACCTCAGATCACAAGTTCCCTGGATGGGTCGACCCTTCCGCCCATAATGCAATCATAGGGTGCATGATCTGCCAGAAAGCATGCCCGTACAACGAGAATGTGGTTGACTGGTTCGAGGACCGGGGGGAGTTCAGCGAGGAGGAGACCGCATATCTCCTAGGAGGCAAGTTCTCAGGCGAGAGATCCAAGAAGATCGGCAGGAAGCTCAAGCATCTCGGACTCGACCTGACAGTATTCCCCAGGAACCTGGAGGTTCTTCTTGCACAAAGACACCCGGCAGTAGACGGTCGAATTGCCTAG
- a CDS encoding pirin family protein has protein sequence MNSIQTLEGAGVRLMRAFGYYEVTKLDPFLLLDDFHSKDPRDYVAGFPWHPHRGIETVTYMIRGNIDHGDSIGNSGTIGSGDVQWMTAGSGIVHQEMPREYVGMMQGFQLWVNLPASNKMMDPRYRGITRDQVPTGRPKKGVEVKVIAGKVGRVEGPVKDLVVEAEYLDVTVGPGIEFDRAIRKGNSAFAYVFEGQGFFDSSNRGPAGAGSLVMFGDGDQVESKAGRDGMRFLLVSGKPIREPVAWRGPIVMNTEKELDIAFEEYWNGKFIKSGTKR, from the coding sequence ATGAACAGCATTCAGACCCTGGAGGGCGCTGGGGTCCGGCTCATGAGGGCTTTCGGGTACTACGAGGTCACGAAGCTCGACCCGTTCCTCCTTCTGGACGATTTCCATTCCAAAGACCCGAGGGACTACGTAGCAGGGTTTCCATGGCACCCTCACAGGGGCATAGAGACCGTCACATACATGATTCGTGGCAACATCGACCACGGGGACAGCATCGGCAACAGCGGCACAATCGGCTCAGGCGACGTCCAATGGATGACAGCTGGCAGCGGGATCGTGCATCAAGAGATGCCCAGGGAGTACGTGGGCATGATGCAGGGGTTCCAGCTATGGGTGAACCTCCCGGCGTCGAACAAGATGATGGATCCAAGATACAGAGGCATCACGCGTGACCAGGTCCCGACCGGAAGGCCCAAGAAGGGAGTCGAGGTCAAGGTCATAGCCGGCAAGGTTGGGCGGGTCGAAGGGCCCGTGAAGGACCTGGTTGTCGAGGCGGAGTACCTGGATGTCACGGTCGGGCCCGGGATTGAGTTCGACCGCGCCATACGGAAAGGCAACAGCGCATTCGCATATGTCTTCGAGGGCCAGGGATTCTTCGATTCCTCGAACAGGGGTCCGGCCGGGGCGGGGAGCCTTGTCATGTTCGGAGACGGCGACCAGGTCGAATCGAAGGCGGGTAGGGACGGCATGCGGTTCCTGCTGGTGTCCGGCAAACCTATCAGAGAACCAGTGGCCTGGCGCGGACCGATCGTGATGAACACTGAGAAGGAACTGGATATCGCCTTTGAAGAGTACTGGAACGGTAAGTTCATCAAGTCCGGGACGAAGCGCTAG
- a CDS encoding diphthine--ammonia ligase: protein MGRVILLFAVSWSGGKDSCLAYWKAVSEGINVQCLLNTYREDSGRVAFHGVRAELIQKQAEALGKSLVQKTVGDGDYEDVFLGALVELESKGFEGVVFGDIDVRQNREWCERVARKAGLEPVFPLWNMDQKEIMEEFVGAGFKAIIVALDSKFLTKDDLGRKIDSAWLARIEGLRRDAVGAPITYCGENGEYHSFVTGGPSFKSDIVIRTGQSIMKNGYWLIDVVGL, encoded by the coding sequence ATGGGACGGGTGATCTTACTGTTCGCGGTCTCGTGGAGCGGGGGAAAGGACTCGTGCCTTGCATACTGGAAAGCAGTGTCCGAGGGGATCAATGTCCAGTGTCTCCTCAACACTTATCGGGAGGACAGCGGGAGAGTCGCATTCCACGGTGTGAGGGCGGAACTGATACAGAAGCAGGCCGAAGCCCTCGGAAAATCGTTGGTCCAGAAGACCGTGGGCGACGGGGACTACGAGGATGTGTTCCTCGGAGCTCTTGTGGAGTTGGAGTCAAAGGGCTTCGAGGGAGTGGTGTTCGGGGATATCGATGTGAGACAGAATCGGGAATGGTGTGAGAGAGTCGCTCGCAAAGCAGGCCTGGAACCCGTCTTCCCCCTTTGGAACATGGACCAGAAGGAGATAATGGAGGAATTCGTCGGAGCTGGCTTCAAGGCGATCATCGTCGCGCTCGATTCGAAATTCCTTACGAAGGACGATTTGGGACGGAAGATAGACTCTGCCTGGCTCGCGAGGATCGAGGGTCTTCGGAGAGATGCCGTAGGGGCTCCAATAACCTACTGCGGCGAGAACGGAGAATATCACAGCTTCGTGACGGGCGGTCCGTCATTCAAGTCTGACATCGTGATCAGGACTGGCCAGTCTATCATGAAGAACGGCTATTGGCTCATCGACGTGGTAGGACTCTGA